The following coding sequences lie in one Daphnia pulex isolate KAP4 chromosome 1, ASM2113471v1 genomic window:
- the LOC124197347 gene encoding uncharacterized protein LOC124197347, whose translation MKLLISSILMLAVAACVYAEAQPENNFRAGGPQPSYDDNKPVSEGRFIFKTVSVTLQTLTITSTTTSVTTCTTSTAGLSVCTASGRRRRGLHLSGNKEGRGLFYNEDEEHDDNNNVFLPQPKEESSSVESGVVSLREGRETPSEPIPFEVQPGYEVPHGQGRVYLAFGTSTITTTSTVTSIASLTAICISTTGFQVCGSQGRK comes from the exons atgaaactattGATTTCCAGCATATTGATGTTGGCTGTAGCAGCCTGCGTTTACGCCGAGGCTCAACCGGAGAACAACTTCCGAGCTGGCGGCCCACAGCCTTCTTATGACGACAACAAACCAGTCAGCGAAGGTCGATTCATCTTCAAAACTGTGTCGGTTACTCTTCAAACGTTGACCATCACCTCAACTACCACCAGTGTCACAACCTGCACCACTTCCACTGCCGGCCTTTCCGTCTGCACCGCTTCCGGCCGACGCCGTCGTGGTCTCCATTTAAGCGGAAACAAGGAGGGTCGTGGACTCTTTTACAACGAGGATGAAGAacacgacgacaacaacaacgtttTCCTGCCTCAACCAAA GGAAGAGAGTTCATCCGTGGAATCTGGAGTCGTATCTCTTCGCGAAGGCAGAGAGACTCCCAGTGAGCCGATCCCGTTCGAGGTTCAACCCGGGTATGAGGTTCCCCATGGCCAAGGACGTGTCTACTTGGCTTTCGGTACGTCGACCATCACGACGACTTCCACCGTCACTTCCATCGCCTCCTTGACGGCCATCTGCATCAGTACCACCGGATTCCAGGTGTGCGGATCCCAGGGCAGAAAATAA
- the LOC124197340 gene encoding uncharacterized protein LOC124197340 has product MRPQLASLLILSLVICLVWAENQSTPNNDQGKEIGNPQPSFTAEENDERFFVKTVSLTLSTTTSTTTTTKTLTCSTSTAGLSVCTASGRRRRGLHLSGNKEGRGLFYNENEEQSEDGSIFLPSPAKEEIEPVKSEVEPSREVRKEEAPIPFVVQPGFNAPAGQARVLLYFGTSTVTTTTTTTTTTSITAICQSTTGFPVCGSNGK; this is encoded by the exons atgcGGCCCCAACTCGCAAGCCTTTTAATCTTGTCCTTAGTAATTTGCTTGGTTTGGGCCGAGAACCAGTCGACTCCCAACAACGACCAAGGAAAGGAAATTGGCAACCCACAGCCTTCTTTCACCGCCGAGGAGAATGATGAGCGTTTCTTCGTTAAAACAGTGTCGCTGACTCTGTCGACGACGACTAGCACCACAACAACGACTAAAACATTAACGTGCTCCACTTCCACTGCTGGCCTTTCCGTCTGCACCGCTTCCGGCCGACGCCGTCGTGGTCTCCATCTCAGCGGAAACAAGGAAGGGCGCGGGCTCTTCTACAATGAGAACGAAGAACAGAGCGAAGATGGAAGCATCTTTTTGCCATCACCTGCCAA GGAGGAAATTGAGCCTGTGAAATCAGAAGTTGAACCTAGTCGAGAAGTCCGCAAGGAAGAAGCACCGATCCCTTTTGTTGTCCAGCCTGGATTCAACGCCCCTGCCGGCCAAGCTCGCGTTTTGCTGTACTTTGGAACCTCAACTGTCACCACCACTACTACGACAACAACCACTACTTCAATAACCGCCATTTGTCAAAGCACCACTGGTTTCCCGGTGTGCGGATCCAACGGCAAATAA
- the LOC124197283 gene encoding G2/mitotic-specific cyclin-B-like: MSVTQVFPSAISVHDEGENIAMPRGKSSLAPSGNFNVSAIKQRAVLGDICSNRSALTNVVSEVDFKKPQHVPSKSVAKKQIQEIENLPLPSEKEVVKPAVEAQRRSSFSSQNLEFDDIDTETNPQLVAVYVKDIYKYLNELEEKTVIKSNYMEIGYKIKPHMRTILIDWLVEVHIRFKLLQETLYLTVATMDRFLQVEPSVVRHDLQLVGLTSMFIASKFEEMYTPEIDDFVFMSDKAYTKKEVLRMELRILKALDFNLGRPLPLHFLRRYTKAATHVYDWVDVLHHTLSKYLMELSLPEYEFCHVMPSQLAAASLCLSLKILDEHENPIDVLWNDTLIYYSGYTYEALEPIVEKFCSLIIKSETSKHQAIRRKYRVSKFYQISALPHLRSPATHAFLAKMALKNSNI; the protein is encoded by the exons ATGTCTGTGACACAAGTATTCCCCTCTGCTATATCG GTCCATGATGAAGGTGAAAATATTGCTATGCCAAGAGGCAAGAGCAGTCTGGCACCAAGTGGGAATTTTAATGTATCAGCAATTAAGCAGAGGGCTGTTCTGGGAGACATTTGCAGCAACAGATCGGCTCTTACAAATGTCGTCTCTGAAGTTGATTTTAAGAAACCTCAACATGTGCCTTCCAAATCTGTTGCAAAGAAGCAAATTCAAGAAATAGAGAA TTTACCTCTTCCatctgaaaaagaagttgtcaaGCCTGCTGTAGAGGCTCAGAGAcgatcatcattttcttctcagAATTTGGAATTTGACGATATTGACACTGAAACTAATCCCCAGCTAGTTGCTGTCTATGTCAAGGACATCTACAAGTATCTGAATGAGTTGGAg GAGAAGACTGTCATCAAGTCCAATTACATGGAAATTGGTTACAAGATCAAGCCACACATGCGTACAATTTTGATTGACTGGCTGGTGGAAGTGCATATTCGTTTCAAACTGCTCCAGGAAACATTGTACTTGACTGTGGCTACCATGGATCGTTTTCTTCAA GTTGAGCCTTCTGTTGTGCGACATGATCTACAGCTTGTTGGCCTTACTTCCATGTTCATCGCTTCGAAATTCGAGGAGATGTACACTCCAGAGATTGACGATTTCGTTTTCATGTCGGACAAGGCCTACACCAAGAAGGAAGTTCTGCGCATGGAGTTGCGTATCCTGAAGGCATTGGACTTCAATCTTGGTCGCCCTCTTCCTCTTCATTTCTTGCGACGATACACTAAAGCTGCTACACACGTCTATGACTGG GTGGACGTTCTCCATCACACTTTGTCGAAGTATTTGATGGAATTGTCGCTGCCAGAATACGAGTTCTGCCATGTTATGCCATCACAACTTGCTGCAGCCTCGTTGTGCTTGTCTCTCAA AATTCTTGACGAACATGAAAACCCTATTGATGTTTTATGGAACGACacattaatttattattctgGATACACTTACGAAGCTCTGGAGCCGATTGTTgagaaattttgttctttgatTATCAAATCAGAAACAAGCAAGCATCAG GCTATTCGGAGAAAGTATCGTGTCTCGAAATTTTACCAAATCAGCGCCCTTCCACATCTCAGGTCTCCAGCTACTCATGCCTTCTTGGCCAAGATGGCGCTGAAAAACTCGAATATTTAA